A window of Roseobacter fucihabitans genomic DNA:
AGTTTAAATGCAAGCCGACACTGATGAAGTTCACGAATATCCAAAGCGTCGCCATCAGGATGAAAAGCACCAGAAAGGCAGCAATAACCGGCGCGACAAGCACCGTGACCAGGATCGCGACCTGTGCGAGCGCGCGCAGGATCTGGAGCCAGACCAGCAGCGCCAAAAGATCATCCAGTTCGCCGGTCGCCCCCATGAGGCGCCCTACCCCGAAAAGCAGGTAGACAGAGATCAGGAACACGCCGCCCATAATGGCAAAGAGACGCAGCGGCTGTTCAACGAGGGACGCATAGGGCGGCGGCACCGGCGTCATGAAATGCGACAGATAAGACACGATGGTGGAGCAGACAATGACGAGGGCGGCCAGCATCCAGAGAGTATTACGCTCGATCTGCCAGCCCAAAATCTGGGCGGCGGCCGTTTTCGGGTCTCGCACAGTCAGCAAGGCCAGCTGGGGCCAGTTTACGACTAAACTCACGCGGGCGTCCTCTCTGCGGCGATCAAACCACCGATCCAGAACCACATAAAAGCGCCAAACCACGCCATCCCAACCAATTGCAACTCCAGTCCCGGACCG
This region includes:
- a CDS encoding YIP1 family protein translates to MSLVVNWPQLALLTVRDPKTAAAQILGWQIERNTLWMLAALVIVCSTIVSYLSHFMTPVPPPYASLVEQPLRLFAIMGGVFLISVYLLFGVGRLMGATGELDDLLALLVWLQILRALAQVAILVTVLVAPVIAAFLVLFILMATLWIFVNFISVGLHLNSLTRAVVVCLVTLLAIVFLIALFGPMIGLNALGVPANV